The following coding sequences are from one Musa acuminata AAA Group cultivar baxijiao chromosome BXJ2-4, Cavendish_Baxijiao_AAA, whole genome shotgun sequence window:
- the LOC135608731 gene encoding FCS-Like Zinc finger 2-like produces MPEIGEEGRGRGGVMFSLRPRFFVEEGYDEARHFLDSCFLCKRPLSRNRDIFMYRGDTPFCSVECRQEQIEMDEAREQKLKLSLKNSSTKEQPNASKTSAINSPPKSQKIHVKAGTVVAG; encoded by the coding sequence ATGCCGGAGATTGGAGAAGAAGGGAGAGGTAGAGGGGGGGTGATGTTTTCTCTGAGACCGAGGTTCTTCGTCGAGGAAGGCTATGACGAGGCCCGCCACTTCTTGGACTCGTGCTTCCTCTGCAAGAGACCCCTCTCCCGGAACCGCGACATCTTCATGTACAGAGGAGACACACCATTCTGCAGCGTGGAGTGCCGGCAAGAGCAGATCGAGATGGACGAGGCCAGGGAACAGAAGTTGAAGCTTTCTTTAAAGAATTCTTCGACAAAGGAGCAGCCGAACGCATCAAAAACCAGCGCGATCAACAGCCCACCGAAGTCCCAGAAGATCCATGTCAAAGCCGGTACCGTTGTTGCCGGCTAA